A stretch of the Acidilobus sp. 7A genome encodes the following:
- a CDS encoding acyl-CoA thioesterase, which produces MSRPNCERTLSPMQTLMTSIFQVLPMHANPLGMLFGGVMEDWMVQVSNMEATRVARRPTLLASLENIYFLSPVLVGENAMITAWVDYVGTSSIDVSLLVEAENPIMNERRLTTLAHMTYVAVGRDLRPAPVGFCIEPRTPEEEALYEDALRIRKAREERIKDRRQKVFDTLPPKGLLDAYTVVTNKVVMPEDVMQSNALFAGRLMRLLDEITALVATRYAKGPVVTASVDSTDFYTPILLGETIVAYSTLTYVGKSSMEVVAKVIKRDEITGEEKHTTTSYFTLVHVGPTGRSEPIELFKPTEDWQKKMLEEAEARRDARLRALQAFRENAEKVRELLSKRNAMP; this is translated from the coding sequence ATGTCTAGGCCTAACTGTGAAAGGACTCTGTCGCCCATGCAGACGCTGATGACATCAATATTTCAGGTCCTACCAATGCACGCTAACCCCCTTGGGATGCTGTTTGGAGGCGTGATGGAGGACTGGATGGTACAGGTCTCTAACATGGAGGCAACGCGCGTCGCCAGGAGGCCAACGCTGCTGGCCAGCCTTGAGAACATTTACTTCCTCTCCCCCGTTCTCGTGGGTGAGAACGCTATGATAACGGCCTGGGTCGACTACGTTGGCACCAGCAGCATAGACGTCAGCCTCCTTGTGGAGGCCGAGAACCCAATAATGAACGAGAGGCGCCTCACCACGTTAGCTCACATGACCTATGTGGCGGTTGGGAGGGATCTGAGGCCAGCCCCCGTGGGGTTCTGCATAGAGCCCAGGACGCCTGAGGAGGAAGCGCTGTATGAGGACGCCTTAAGGATAAGGAAGGCCAGGGAGGAGAGGATAAAGGACAGAAGGCAGAAGGTCTTTGATACCTTGCCCCCAAAGGGGCTGTTGGACGCCTACACAGTCGTCACAAACAAGGTGGTTATGCCAGAGGACGTGATGCAGAGCAACGCGCTGTTCGCTGGGAGGCTCATGAGACTCCTCGACGAGATCACGGCCCTTGTCGCCACCAGGTATGCTAAGGGCCCAGTGGTGACGGCCTCCGTTGACAGCACAGACTTCTACACGCCCATACTGCTAGGAGAGACCATAGTCGCATATAGCACGTTAACATATGTGGGCAAGTCCAGCATGGAGGTGGTGGCTAAGGTCATAAAGCGCGATGAAATAACTGGGGAGGAGAAGCACACCACCACTAGCTACTTCACGCTGGTCCACGTGGGCCCCACGGGCAGGAGCGAGCCCATAGAGCTCTTCAAGCCTACCGAGGACTGGCAGAAGAAGATGTTGGAGGAGGCAGAGGCTAGGAGGGACGCGAGGCTGAGAGCCCTTCAGGCCTTCAGGGAAAACGCTGAGAAGGTCAGGGAGCTGTTATCAAAGAGGAATGCAATGCCATAA
- a CDS encoding AAA family ATPase: protein MDDTTAIIVAGTPGVGKSTISSMLLTELGCNNVVEPSEVAVREGLGRPDPERPGTLIIDEEGLLRAVASRLMGPCTLIPTHYPSLFLDWEEFNVNVPFVLLLRLNPLVLEERLMSRGWQRRKVLENVMAEALGSVAEELLDYSDMTVEVDTTWLSPEEVLERSLGALSEWRVGITIDWLSDDRVAEAVAAWGRELDLYYDRVNYGG from the coding sequence ATGGATGACACAACAGCAATTATAGTTGCTGGGACACCTGGCGTGGGTAAGTCCACAATCTCCTCCATGCTCCTCACCGAGCTCGGCTGCAACAACGTTGTAGAACCCTCTGAGGTCGCGGTTAGGGAGGGCCTTGGAAGGCCTGACCCCGAGAGGCCTGGGACCCTCATAATTGACGAGGAGGGCCTTCTAAGGGCCGTGGCCTCAAGGCTGATGGGACCCTGCACGTTAATCCCAACGCACTACCCGTCGCTGTTCCTTGATTGGGAGGAGTTTAATGTAAACGTCCCTTTCGTGCTTCTCCTTCGCCTAAACCCGCTAGTCCTTGAGGAGAGGCTGATGTCAAGGGGATGGCAGAGGAGGAAGGTGCTGGAGAACGTCATGGCTGAGGCCCTGGGCTCCGTTGCCGAGGAGTTGCTGGACTACAGCGACATGACTGTCGAGGTTGATACAACATGGCTGAGCCCTGAGGAGGTGCTCGAGAGGTCGCTTGGGGCGCTCTCAGAGTGGAGAGTTGGCATTACCATTGACTGGCTCTCTGACGACAGGGTTGCTGAGGCCGTTGCGGCGTGGGGAAGAGAGCTTGACCTTTACTATGACAGGGTTAACTATGGTGGGTGA
- a CDS encoding transcriptional repressor, translated as MPDIKEDEWVKDKLQDVLNRISLQEKRITPQRVLLTKLILSKVKEHASLKDLFDAAQQELPRVGISTVYNTIKMLEGMGIIDTFIVGDKLRIDQPTPHINVFCLDSERIFDVDGDVASFVMDALKSKGLHVKKIVVEANCSASEAGTAGR; from the coding sequence ATGCCTGATATCAAGGAGGACGAGTGGGTTAAAGATAAGTTGCAGGACGTGTTGAATAGGATAAGCTTACAGGAGAAGAGGATAACGCCGCAGAGGGTGCTGTTAACGAAGCTGATCCTGTCAAAGGTTAAGGAGCACGCGTCGCTTAAGGACCTCTTCGACGCCGCCCAGCAGGAGCTGCCCCGCGTGGGCATATCTACGGTATATAATACCATTAAGATGCTGGAGGGCATGGGGATAATAGATACGTTCATAGTTGGCGACAAGTTGAGGATAGACCAGCCAACACCACACATAAACGTCTTCTGCCTGGACTCAGAGAGGATATTCGACGTAGATGGCGACGTGGCATCCTTTGTCATGGATGCCCTGAAGTCAAAGGGGCTTCATGTAAAGAAGATAGTTGTGGAGGCTAACTGCTCGGCCAGCGAGGCAGGCACTGCTGGCAGGTAA
- a CDS encoding ATP-binding protein, translating into MELRKVIDGIPRRYRPLASLPSAAIIAKLLLDAGILRAPPHAVEAAAATALAASAAAGAVALLRRGRPSARGSSMKVRVIEVITSGAAEERVTAAQALASIVKERAKAGRARYAVISTLQGGFSRTLIGIMNPDPVQVDIEAEILKTLISMNVRGARLSEPKEVPEQLLRGLEALEPRGRGEPVVVEPSRGSIPVTLQGSGVGGLALGTAFEGAFQRPVELTLEDIRGHIAVFGSTGTGKTTTLATVLSGLPSLGVNFIALDWAGELSKLIDNATTWSPINDGGINPFTDGDLRSSPELLLDVLSSALDLTQPQSYIVMRVFNDDMPRSFRELKEAIESYPEEARWDRDVKRGLLRKVAILANSKFSGLFNGSVELDELESRPLVVKLDEIESFTVRKAYALVLLAAMFARRTRERPVVVAIDEAHNLFNEDNDLVGHIMAESRKYGLYVALATQSPSAVPNSVLLNANTKVVHALRSLRDKEVIAQSMNLPYDMTNALDKLEPGEAIVQSPTIVNPVIVKVKLSSPRRNGLSNPVVREPVNGNANSPL; encoded by the coding sequence ATGGAGCTTAGGAAGGTTATTGACGGCATCCCAAGGAGGTACAGGCCGCTCGCGTCGTTGCCGAGCGCCGCCATAATAGCTAAGTTGTTGCTTGACGCGGGCATCTTAAGGGCGCCGCCCCACGCCGTTGAGGCTGCGGCGGCGACAGCCCTAGCGGCCTCGGCCGCAGCTGGGGCCGTCGCGCTCCTGAGGAGAGGCAGGCCCTCGGCAAGGGGTAGCAGCATGAAGGTGCGCGTCATAGAGGTCATAACGTCAGGGGCCGCAGAGGAGAGGGTGACGGCGGCCCAGGCCCTGGCGTCAATAGTGAAGGAGAGGGCTAAGGCCGGAAGGGCGAGGTACGCGGTGATATCCACCTTACAGGGCGGCTTCAGCAGGACGCTCATAGGCATAATGAACCCCGACCCGGTGCAGGTGGACATTGAAGCGGAGATACTCAAGACCCTCATATCGATGAACGTGAGGGGCGCCAGGCTGAGCGAGCCAAAGGAGGTGCCAGAGCAGCTGCTGAGGGGCCTTGAAGCGCTTGAGCCCAGGGGCAGGGGGGAGCCTGTAGTGGTGGAACCATCTAGGGGCTCCATCCCTGTAACGCTACAGGGCAGCGGGGTCGGAGGCCTTGCGCTAGGGACTGCCTTTGAGGGAGCTTTTCAGAGGCCCGTGGAGCTGACACTTGAAGACATAAGGGGGCATATAGCTGTCTTCGGCTCCACGGGCACGGGAAAGACTACTACGCTTGCCACCGTACTTTCAGGCCTTCCAAGCCTTGGCGTTAACTTCATTGCGCTTGACTGGGCCGGCGAGCTTAGCAAGTTAATTGACAATGCGACTACGTGGAGCCCTATAAATGACGGTGGCATAAACCCGTTCACCGATGGTGACCTTAGGTCGTCCCCAGAGCTCCTGCTTGACGTCCTCAGCAGCGCCCTCGACCTGACGCAGCCGCAGAGCTACATAGTTATGAGAGTGTTTAATGATGACATGCCGAGGAGCTTCAGGGAGCTTAAGGAGGCCATAGAGTCTTACCCTGAGGAGGCCAGGTGGGACAGGGACGTAAAGAGGGGGCTCCTGAGGAAGGTTGCGATACTAGCTAACAGTAAGTTCTCGGGCCTCTTCAACGGATCAGTCGAGCTTGACGAGCTCGAGTCCAGGCCCCTAGTTGTCAAGCTTGATGAGATAGAGAGCTTTACCGTGAGGAAGGCTTACGCCCTGGTGCTTCTTGCAGCTATGTTCGCCCGCAGGACCAGGGAGAGGCCCGTGGTCGTTGCTATAGATGAGGCGCACAACCTCTTCAACGAGGACAATGACCTTGTCGGACACATAATGGCAGAGTCTAGGAAGTACGGCCTCTATGTGGCCCTGGCCACCCAGAGCCCCTCTGCCGTACCTAACTCTGTGCTCCTCAACGCCAACACTAAGGTAGTGCACGCGCTGAGGAGCCTAAGGGATAAGGAAGTCATAGCACAGAGCATGAACCTGCCCTACGATATGACCAACGCTCTTGACAAGCTTGAGCCTGGCGAGGCCATTGTTCAGTCACCCACCATAGTTAACCCTGTCATAGTAAAGGTCAAGCTCTCTTCCCCACGCCGCAACGGCCTCAGCAACCCTGTCGTCAGAGAGCCAGTCAATGGTAATGCCAACTCTCCACTCTGA
- a CDS encoding AIR synthase family protein: MVDGGELYEGGWVGKLPQETLEQVVLSKARRFSWASTLMGPAIGEDAALIDLGNCVLAAHSDPITESRFRVGSLAVDVASNDVAVRGVRPQWMIVDVLMPAGSLLSSLSAIIDDVVTEAQRLGIELVGGHTEATPGISHPIVVVTVMGCGERGHVIMTGAASEGDLLLQVGPTAMEATAIIANDFRDLLVDAGLSEDYIAEASRLIERASVAHYALALAERGLVTSMHDVTEGGLIGAVYELARASGHDVTVNAEAVIVEDVTRIIFSRLGADPLKAMGSGSFIAALRPNQKDEALGLLKELGVKASVIGRVEGSSSKPRLKLLRGSSVEEYISPPEDEVARLWSARAKSHG; this comes from the coding sequence ATGGTAGACGGTGGGGAGCTCTATGAGGGCGGCTGGGTCGGGAAGCTCCCCCAGGAGACCCTTGAGCAGGTGGTGCTCTCAAAGGCTAGAAGGTTTTCATGGGCCTCAACCCTGATGGGCCCAGCCATAGGGGAGGACGCAGCGCTTATAGACTTGGGCAACTGCGTTCTCGCTGCCCACAGCGACCCCATTACCGAGTCCCGCTTCAGGGTTGGGTCCCTAGCTGTTGACGTGGCGTCAAATGACGTTGCTGTGAGGGGCGTTAGGCCTCAGTGGATGATAGTTGACGTTCTCATGCCAGCGGGCTCCCTGCTCTCGTCTCTCAGCGCCATAATTGATGACGTGGTTACCGAGGCACAGAGGCTTGGCATAGAGCTTGTCGGCGGCCACACCGAGGCTACACCTGGGATAAGTCACCCAATAGTTGTTGTCACAGTTATGGGGTGCGGCGAGCGGGGCCATGTCATCATGACTGGGGCGGCCTCGGAAGGGGACCTGCTACTTCAGGTGGGCCCAACGGCCATGGAGGCCACGGCAATTATAGCTAATGACTTTAGGGACCTGCTTGTTGATGCTGGCTTAAGCGAGGACTACATAGCAGAGGCCTCAAGGCTAATCGAGAGAGCCAGCGTGGCTCATTACGCGCTGGCTCTCGCCGAGAGGGGGCTTGTAACTTCAATGCACGATGTCACTGAGGGGGGACTTATAGGCGCCGTCTATGAACTTGCCAGAGCCTCAGGTCACGACGTGACAGTTAATGCCGAGGCTGTTATAGTTGAGGACGTCACAAGGATAATATTCAGCAGGCTGGGGGCTGACCCACTAAAGGCTATGGGCAGCGGCTCCTTCATAGCAGCCCTTAGGCCTAATCAGAAGGACGAGGCCCTTGGACTGCTAAAGGAGCTGGGCGTCAAGGCATCAGTCATAGGCAGGGTAGAGGGCAGCTCGTCAAAGCCCAGGCTTAAGCTCCTGAGGGGAAGCTCTGTGGAGGAGTACATCTCACCGCCAGAGGACGAGGTGGCAAGACTTTGGTCTGCAAGGGCGAAGTCACATGGATGA
- a CDS encoding Nre family DNA repair protein — translation MPSIPPELCARCKGYKLLCGLPRCPILERFRVQVGALQRITGRNVNGATPPSVLVGEYGYPKVSFYYMVPPGKEGEEATYYDAPRLWAERKESLGNIVKLRSETVSAYLRLDVSEPWRLYETELGLASLSERPVDSDVVLRRLPLPQLRFDGMTKPVGPRAPAERIVVGSSPKLTRKMDEAIWDDAKAEDIIWELYRSGVDIYKIQDMMSLGFLGRLHGRRLVPTRWAITAVDDIISKRLRQGLRGLASVDSVEAREAEYLGNRFLVIIMPGEGTFEWVEVWHPRGLWTERAERPIIERVEEDPLGRASTMDGGFSAARLAVLEGLSSMGRKADVVILREVLPSYYAPVGNWHIRESVREAMQRPPSVRGSLEEVVDYARRWLKADPGNVLRYSSLLGFRPRAKRLTEFIR, via the coding sequence TTGCCCTCAATACCGCCAGAGCTCTGCGCCAGGTGCAAGGGCTACAAGCTCCTCTGCGGCCTGCCAAGGTGCCCCATACTCGAGAGGTTCAGGGTCCAGGTGGGTGCCCTGCAGAGAATTACTGGAAGGAATGTCAACGGCGCCACTCCCCCCAGCGTCCTTGTAGGGGAGTATGGTTACCCCAAGGTATCCTTCTACTACATGGTTCCCCCAGGCAAGGAGGGCGAGGAGGCCACATACTACGATGCGCCTAGGCTCTGGGCTGAGAGGAAGGAGAGCCTGGGCAACATAGTGAAGTTGAGGAGTGAGACGGTCTCAGCCTACCTGAGATTAGATGTAAGTGAGCCCTGGAGGCTCTATGAGACTGAGCTAGGCCTTGCCTCGCTGTCAGAGAGGCCTGTAGACAGCGATGTAGTGCTCAGGAGGCTTCCGCTGCCTCAGCTGAGGTTTGACGGCATGACAAAGCCTGTGGGACCAAGGGCCCCCGCAGAGAGAATAGTCGTGGGAAGCTCGCCTAAGCTGACGAGGAAGATGGACGAGGCCATATGGGACGACGCCAAGGCTGAGGATATTATATGGGAGCTCTACAGGTCCGGCGTTGATATCTATAAGATACAGGACATGATGAGCCTTGGGTTCCTTGGAAGGCTTCACGGGAGGAGGCTGGTGCCCACCAGGTGGGCTATAACCGCGGTGGACGACATTATATCGAAGAGGCTCAGGCAGGGGCTGAGGGGCCTGGCCTCCGTGGACTCCGTGGAGGCCAGGGAGGCTGAGTACCTGGGCAACAGGTTCCTAGTCATTATCATGCCCGGCGAGGGGACATTCGAGTGGGTGGAGGTCTGGCATCCAAGGGGACTTTGGACCGAGCGCGCTGAGAGACCCATCATAGAGAGGGTCGAGGAGGACCCCCTGGGTAGGGCGTCAACTATGGACGGGGGCTTCTCTGCTGCCCGCCTAGCAGTTCTTGAGGGGCTCAGCTCTATGGGCAGGAAAGCTGACGTAGTTATACTTAGGGAGGTCCTACCCTCCTACTACGCGCCCGTGGGTAATTGGCACATAAGGGAGTCCGTCAGGGAGGCCATGCAGAGGCCACCATCAGTTAGAGGCTCGCTTGAGGAGGTTGTCGACTACGCTAGGAGGTGGCTTAAGGCTGACCCTGGCAACGTGCTGAGGTATAGCTCCCTTCTGGGCTTCAGGCCTAGGGCTAAGAGGCTAACAGAGTTCATAAGGTGA
- a CDS encoding beta-CASP ribonuclease aCPSF1 — MESEFGSGEERRLVSGLELRRRIVEEIYKNLGDAEISKIEFEGPEIAIYVKNPRWMLEGEEKVKELAKLLRKRIVVRSDPKSRATREFTIKYILENAPEGVSIDPSDVQFDEVLGEVRVLTDKPGKLMGKGKTFRNQVLAETGWRLEVQRKPPLVSKTLTSLNTLYLMASAERRRALREVGERIYRDMISGPRYIRITGLGSFGEVGRSCILVDTSESKILLDVGFAQSGFGPDAYPLFDAPEFRLDELDAVVISHAHMDHVGLAPMLYKYGYRGPIYMTPATRDIATLMLQDFINLYTKEGREPPYTQKDLITMLNRTITVNYDVVTDLSPDAKLTFSNAGHILGSALVHIHIGQGLYNILYTGDLKYYSIKDNKALRLQPPANTEFHRVEALIMESTYGATETPTREEAEQQLFDIINRTYQRGGKVMIPVMAVGRAQDMMVLLNKAMQEKKIPEMPIYIDGLIYEVTAIYTAYPELLSKDIRDQILNEGANPFIGPQMVFVNDQSKRDEAIYSQSPAIIVSTSGMMVGGPILEYFKALAGDARNSLVFVSYQASGTLGRRIADGEREVQLEDENRLKTYKVNLEVDSVEGFSGHASRSELLSFLRRLTPKPRTIILNHGEHAGLSALASTIKSRWDKLSFEGAPEVIVPENLETVKVYPRASKLHSALLYG, encoded by the coding sequence TTGGAGAGTGAGTTCGGCTCTGGCGAAGAGAGGCGTCTGGTGTCGGGGCTTGAGCTACGCAGGCGAATAGTGGAGGAGATCTACAAGAACCTTGGTGACGCCGAGATATCAAAGATAGAGTTTGAGGGGCCAGAGATAGCGATCTATGTAAAGAACCCGAGGTGGATGCTAGAGGGCGAGGAGAAGGTAAAGGAGCTTGCGAAGCTTCTAAGGAAGAGGATAGTGGTAAGGAGTGATCCCAAGTCAAGGGCTACGAGAGAGTTCACTATAAAGTACATACTGGAGAATGCACCTGAAGGCGTGTCAATAGATCCAAGCGACGTACAGTTTGACGAAGTCCTTGGGGAGGTGAGGGTGCTCACAGACAAGCCCGGAAAGCTCATGGGGAAGGGGAAGACGTTCAGGAACCAGGTCCTGGCGGAGACTGGCTGGAGGCTTGAGGTTCAGAGGAAGCCGCCGTTAGTTAGCAAGACGTTGACGTCACTGAACACGCTTTACCTAATGGCCTCAGCAGAGAGGAGGAGGGCGCTTAGGGAGGTAGGCGAGAGGATCTATAGGGACATGATATCAGGGCCCCGCTACATCAGGATAACAGGTCTCGGCAGCTTCGGCGAGGTTGGAAGGTCGTGTATACTGGTAGACACTTCTGAGAGTAAGATACTGCTCGACGTGGGCTTTGCGCAGAGCGGCTTCGGGCCTGACGCCTACCCACTGTTCGACGCGCCGGAGTTCAGGCTTGACGAGCTGGACGCCGTTGTCATATCACACGCTCACATGGATCATGTAGGCTTGGCCCCTATGCTCTACAAGTACGGCTACAGGGGGCCCATATACATGACTCCGGCCACCCGCGATATAGCAACCCTCATGCTTCAGGACTTCATAAATCTCTACACAAAGGAGGGCAGGGAGCCCCCTTACACCCAGAAGGACCTGATAACAATGCTTAACCGCACAATAACCGTAAACTACGACGTTGTGACTGACCTGTCGCCTGACGCCAAGCTGACGTTCAGCAACGCCGGGCACATACTGGGCTCCGCCTTGGTTCATATACACATAGGCCAGGGACTTTACAACATACTTTACACTGGCGACCTTAAGTACTACAGCATAAAGGATAACAAGGCCCTTAGGCTTCAGCCACCTGCCAACACGGAGTTCCACAGGGTCGAAGCACTAATAATGGAGAGCACATACGGCGCCACTGAGACGCCAACACGCGAGGAGGCTGAGCAGCAGCTCTTTGACATAATAAACAGAACCTATCAGAGGGGCGGCAAGGTTATGATACCAGTCATGGCTGTTGGCAGGGCCCAGGACATGATGGTGCTTCTCAACAAAGCCATGCAGGAGAAGAAGATACCGGAGATGCCGATATACATAGATGGCCTCATATATGAGGTCACGGCAATCTATACCGCTTACCCTGAGCTACTCTCAAAGGACATCAGGGACCAGATACTCAACGAGGGGGCCAACCCATTCATAGGACCCCAGATGGTCTTTGTCAATGACCAGAGCAAGAGGGATGAGGCCATATACTCCCAGAGCCCAGCGATAATAGTGTCTACAAGCGGCATGATGGTTGGTGGACCTATACTTGAGTACTTCAAGGCTCTGGCTGGCGATGCTAGGAACTCGCTCGTGTTCGTCAGCTACCAGGCCTCCGGGACCCTGGGCAGGAGGATAGCTGATGGCGAGCGCGAGGTGCAGTTGGAGGATGAGAACAGGCTGAAGACCTACAAGGTCAACTTGGAGGTGGACAGTGTTGAGGGCTTTTCAGGCCACGCGAGCAGAAGTGAACTGCTCTCGTTCCTAAGGAGGCTCACGCCAAAGCCAAGGACTATAATACTTAATCATGGTGAGCACGCTGGCCTCTCGGCGCTTGCCTCAACCATAAAGAGCAGGTGGGACAAGCTCAGCTTCGAGGGTGCCCCAGAGGTCATAGTCCCAGAGAACCTAGAGACCGTAAAGGTGTACCCCAGAGCCTCAAAGCTGCACAGCGCCCTACTGTATGGATGA
- a CDS encoding methionine synthase: protein MSYHLPRKFPTTVIGSYPKLPEANELIKRRDRGEISEEEFHRLIKGPISEVVKDYIEAGVDIISDGEQSREDMVVYFAQRVQGYSEGEWVRIYDNMYFRKPVIVGPLARTSRLAVDDWLFTTSISGGRPVKFIITGPYTMMEWSFNTYYRDRRELIMALAKVIREEILDAVKAGAQYVQVDEPALSTRPWKEEAELAGEALSYVLSGVEAKRIVHICYGRLERILPYILDYPVDQFALEFKNSNFRLLPYLKEYGYNKELGYGVVDVHSMQVETVKEIKDAIEKLMKLDVLPPEKVFINPDCGLKPLPREVAKAKLINMVRATSEARKEW from the coding sequence ATGAGCTACCACCTGCCCAGGAAGTTCCCAACTACGGTGATAGGCAGCTACCCGAAGCTCCCAGAGGCCAATGAGCTGATAAAGAGGAGGGACCGCGGGGAGATCTCTGAGGAGGAGTTTCACAGGCTCATAAAGGGCCCCATATCTGAGGTCGTGAAGGACTACATAGAGGCTGGAGTTGACATAATAAGTGACGGGGAGCAGTCGCGCGAGGACATGGTTGTCTACTTCGCCCAGAGGGTCCAGGGCTACAGCGAGGGGGAGTGGGTCAGGATATACGATAACATGTACTTCAGGAAGCCGGTTATAGTTGGACCCCTGGCCAGGACCTCAAGGCTGGCCGTTGATGACTGGCTTTTCACAACATCAATAAGCGGTGGAAGGCCTGTCAAGTTCATAATAACAGGCCCCTACACAATGATGGAGTGGAGCTTCAACACTTACTACAGGGACAGGAGAGAGCTCATAATGGCGCTGGCAAAGGTTATAAGGGAGGAGATTTTAGACGCCGTGAAGGCCGGGGCCCAGTACGTTCAGGTCGACGAGCCAGCCCTGTCAACTAGGCCGTGGAAGGAGGAGGCGGAGCTGGCCGGGGAGGCCCTCAGCTACGTGCTCTCAGGCGTTGAGGCTAAGCGCATAGTCCACATATGCTATGGTAGGCTTGAGAGGATACTGCCATATATACTGGACTACCCGGTCGATCAGTTCGCGCTTGAGTTCAAGAACAGCAACTTCAGGCTGCTCCCGTACCTTAAGGAGTACGGCTACAACAAGGAGCTCGGCTACGGGGTGGTCGACGTCCACAGCATGCAGGTAGAGACTGTGAAGGAGATAAAGGACGCGATAGAGAAGCTAATGAAGCTTGACGTCCTGCCGCCAGAGAAAGTCTTCATAAACCCTGACTGCGGCCTCAAGCCGCTGCCTCGTGAGGTCGCGAAGGCGAAGTTGATCAACATGGTCAGGGCCACCTCGGAGGCAAGGAAGGAATGGTAG
- a CDS encoding thiolase family protein gives MPKLKQPVYIVDGVRVPVGRFGGAYKDVPAADLATFTLKEALERTGLKPEDLDMLVYGHVIRAGTGMDTARQVAIKAGVPYHIDSMTVDMVCASGMAAIITAANYISAGSYNLVAAGGMESMSMAPFIIQSSARWGMKHLIGREWQILDAMVYDGLWDVLLNKVMGEEADMTAAEYKAPRDELDRISYESHVRAAKAWDNNEMKDFVVPYERNGKMLLDRDEGIRRDTSVEKLKSLPYAFSPNGPHTAGSSSQLSDGAATLLIASEEAVKTLGLKPIARIVGFAYHGVETWRFPAAPVGAVKKLLEDVGWSIDMVDYWENNEAFAVNSYIMHKELGIPYDRMNVHGGAIAIGHPLGMSGARVTLELINVLRGHGGRRGVASICHGLGGAASIAIELV, from the coding sequence GTGCCTAAGCTCAAGCAGCCCGTGTACATAGTTGACGGCGTGAGGGTGCCCGTTGGAAGGTTCGGTGGCGCCTATAAGGATGTGCCAGCCGCTGACCTAGCGACTTTCACGCTCAAGGAGGCCCTTGAAAGAACGGGCCTGAAGCCGGAAGATCTTGACATGTTAGTTTATGGGCACGTAATAAGGGCTGGGACAGGCATGGACACTGCCAGGCAGGTTGCCATAAAGGCGGGGGTCCCATACCACATAGACTCTATGACTGTTGACATGGTATGCGCAAGCGGCATGGCTGCAATTATAACGGCTGCCAACTACATCTCCGCTGGCTCCTACAACTTGGTGGCGGCCGGCGGCATGGAGTCCATGAGCATGGCTCCCTTCATAATTCAGTCGTCGGCGAGGTGGGGCATGAAGCACCTTATAGGCAGGGAGTGGCAGATTCTTGATGCCATGGTTTACGACGGCCTGTGGGACGTGCTGCTGAACAAGGTCATGGGTGAGGAGGCTGATATGACGGCGGCCGAGTACAAGGCTCCTAGAGATGAGCTTGACAGGATATCCTATGAGAGCCACGTGCGCGCAGCCAAGGCATGGGATAATAACGAGATGAAGGACTTCGTCGTGCCCTATGAGAGAAATGGTAAGATGCTGCTCGACCGCGACGAGGGCATTAGGAGGGACACTAGCGTAGAGAAGCTCAAGTCGCTACCCTATGCCTTCAGCCCAAATGGGCCGCACACCGCAGGCTCCAGCAGCCAGCTGAGCGACGGCGCCGCCACCCTGCTCATAGCCAGCGAGGAGGCCGTGAAGACCCTTGGGCTTAAGCCTATAGCCCGCATAGTCGGTTTTGCCTATCATGGCGTTGAGACGTGGAGGTTCCCTGCCGCTCCAGTGGGGGCCGTAAAGAAGTTGCTGGAGGACGTCGGGTGGTCTATTGATATGGTCGACTATTGGGAGAACAACGAAGCATTCGCCGTCAACAGCTACATAATGCACAAGGAGTTGGGTATACCATATGATAGAATGAACGTGCATGGAGGTGCAATAGCTATTGGCCACCCTCTAGGCATGAGCGGGGCCAGGGTAACTCTTGAACTTATAAACGTGTTGAGAGGGCACGGCGGCAGGAGGGGCGTCGCATCTATTTGCCACGGCCTAGGAGGCGCGGCCTCGATAGCTATAGAGCTCGTTTAA